The following are encoded in a window of Arthrobacter antioxidans genomic DNA:
- a CDS encoding ABC transporter ATP-binding protein yields the protein MIEAQALSKRYGAKSAVDAVSFTVQPGKVTGFLGPNGAGKSTTMRMIVGLDNPSGGRVTVNGRPYAQHKAPLREVGALLDAKAVHTKRSAYNHLRAMAATHGIPNSRVREVIELTGLGPVAKKRVGGFSLGMGQRLGIAAALLGDPHTVILDEPVNGLDPEGVQWVRHLAKGLASEGRTVFLSSHLMSEMALTADHLIVIGRGRIIADAPIQSIIDGQGKARVRVRADRPQDLLGSLAGEGVTSQVLEPELVEITGVEPRRIAEVALRERVLVYELTPLQVSLEDAYMQLTQTEVEYQSHALPAAGEAPSSVEGR from the coding sequence ATGATCGAGGCACAGGCCCTCTCGAAGCGGTACGGCGCCAAGTCGGCGGTCGACGCCGTCTCCTTCACCGTCCAGCCCGGCAAGGTGACCGGCTTCCTCGGCCCGAACGGCGCCGGCAAGTCCACCACCATGCGCATGATCGTCGGGCTCGACAACCCGTCCGGCGGGCGGGTCACCGTCAACGGGCGGCCCTACGCGCAGCACAAGGCCCCGCTCCGGGAGGTGGGTGCGCTCCTCGACGCGAAGGCCGTCCACACCAAGCGCTCCGCCTACAACCACCTCCGGGCCATGGCCGCGACCCACGGCATCCCGAACAGTCGGGTCAGGGAGGTCATCGAGCTCACCGGACTCGGTCCGGTGGCGAAGAAGCGGGTCGGCGGGTTCTCCCTCGGCATGGGCCAGCGGCTCGGTATCGCGGCCGCCCTCCTCGGCGACCCCCACACGGTCATCCTGGACGAGCCCGTGAACGGCCTCGACCCGGAGGGTGTGCAGTGGGTCCGCCATCTCGCGAAGGGTCTGGCGTCCGAAGGGCGCACGGTGTTCCTCTCCTCGCACCTGATGTCGGAGATGGCGCTGACGGCGGATCACCTCATCGTGATCGGTCGCGGCCGCATCATCGCGGATGCCCCCATCCAGTCGATCATCGACGGGCAGGGCAAGGCCCGGGTCAGGGTGCGGGCGGACCGCCCCCAGGACCTGCTCGGCAGCCTCGCCGGCGAGGGTGTCACCTCCCAGGTGCTCGAACCCGAACTGGTCGAGATCACCGGGGTGGAGCCCCGCCGCATCGCGGAGGTCGCCCTCCGGGAGCGTGTCCTCGTGTACGAACTCACGCCGCTGCAGGTCTCCCTCGAGGACGCCTACATGCAGCTCACCCAGACCGAGGTCGAGTACCAATCCCATGCCCTGCCCGCCGCCGGCGAGGCTCCCTCATCCGTGGAAGGACGCTGA
- a CDS encoding ABC transporter permease, with product MSVLAPEDRQSAPQGATPTGASDLAMWFSDGWTVTKRNLIKLKRSPDMLVFAVLQPIMFVLLFSQIYGGSIQVEGSDYTQYLMAGIFAQTVIFGSTFSGSAMAQDLKDGIIDRFRTLPMSSSAVLVGRTNSDLVLNTLSVTIMMGTGFLVGWRVTTPLTSVLAGIGLLLLFSYAFSWVMALLGMSVKSPEVINNASFMILFPLTFISIAFVQSQNLPGPLETFANWNPVSALVQAVRELFGNTGTVPTPDAWPMQNALLTVLIGAALMLVVFVPLCVRKFASISSR from the coding sequence ATGAGCGTCCTGGCACCCGAGGACCGTCAGTCCGCGCCGCAGGGCGCCACCCCCACCGGTGCGTCCGACCTGGCCATGTGGTTCTCCGACGGATGGACCGTCACCAAGCGGAACCTCATCAAACTGAAGCGCTCGCCGGACATGCTGGTCTTCGCCGTGCTGCAGCCCATCATGTTCGTGCTCCTCTTCAGCCAGATCTACGGCGGATCCATCCAGGTGGAGGGCAGCGACTACACGCAGTACCTGATGGCCGGCATCTTCGCCCAGACGGTGATCTTCGGATCCACGTTCTCCGGTTCGGCAATGGCCCAGGACCTCAAGGACGGCATCATCGACCGCTTCCGCACCCTGCCCATGAGCTCGTCGGCCGTCCTCGTCGGACGGACCAACAGCGACCTCGTGCTCAACACGCTCTCCGTGACGATCATGATGGGCACGGGTTTCCTGGTCGGCTGGCGCGTCACCACCCCGCTGACCAGCGTGCTCGCCGGCATCGGCCTGCTGCTGCTCTTCTCCTACGCCTTCAGCTGGGTCATGGCGCTGCTGGGCATGTCGGTGAAGAGCCCGGAGGTCATCAACAACGCCTCCTTCATGATCCTCTTCCCGCTCACGTTCATCTCGATCGCCTTCGTCCAGTCCCAGAACCTCCCGGGGCCGCTGGAGACCTTCGCCAACTGGAATCCGGTCTCCGCGCTGGTCCAGGCGGTCCGTGAACTCTTCGGCAACACCGGGACCGTCCCGACGCCCGACGCCTGGCCCATGCAGAACGCCCTCCTGACCGTGCTGATCGGAGCTGCACTCATGCTCGTGGTCTTCGTCCCGCTCTGCGTGCGGAAGTTCGCCTCCATCAGCAGCCGCTAG
- a CDS encoding ATP-binding cassette domain-containing protein — protein sequence MAIIEAEGLKKTYPSKSGPVHALDGMNLSVPQGTVKALLGPNGAGKTTVVKILTTLIQPTAGTAHIDGIDVRRNPKAARRIIGVSGQYAAVDENLTGLENLEMVGRLYHLGGREARRRAQELIDQFELTEAGNRPVKGFSGGMRRRIDLAGALVINPKILFLDEPTTGLDPRSRISLWGIIQNLVKDGTTLLLTTQYLEEADQLSDDIAVIDGGRTIAEGTSDQLKAQIGGHRVVVSLVDAADAGTATQILARHGEGVPVVGADGRSIEVAVTEGPRALQYILSDLGEGGIPLHDAGMRRPSLDDVFLQLTGHRAEATEQSAPQKEAAA from the coding sequence ATGGCGATCATCGAAGCAGAAGGCCTGAAGAAGACCTATCCGTCGAAGAGCGGACCTGTACATGCCCTCGATGGCATGAATCTTTCCGTCCCCCAGGGAACAGTCAAGGCCCTGCTGGGGCCGAACGGCGCGGGGAAGACCACCGTGGTCAAGATCCTCACCACCCTCATCCAACCGACGGCGGGCACCGCCCACATCGACGGCATCGACGTCCGCCGGAATCCGAAGGCAGCCCGCCGCATCATCGGCGTCTCCGGCCAGTACGCGGCCGTGGACGAGAACCTCACCGGGCTCGAGAACCTCGAGATGGTGGGCCGGCTGTACCACCTCGGTGGCCGGGAAGCGCGTCGCCGGGCGCAGGAGCTGATCGACCAGTTCGAGCTGACGGAGGCCGGCAACCGCCCCGTCAAGGGCTTCTCGGGCGGCATGCGACGCCGGATCGACCTCGCCGGCGCGCTGGTCATCAACCCGAAGATCCTCTTCCTCGACGAACCGACCACCGGGCTCGATCCCCGGAGCAGGATCTCTCTGTGGGGCATCATCCAGAACCTCGTCAAGGACGGCACCACGCTGCTGCTGACCACGCAGTACCTCGAGGAGGCGGACCAGCTCTCGGACGACATCGCGGTGATCGACGGCGGCAGGACCATCGCCGAGGGCACCTCCGACCAGTTGAAGGCGCAGATCGGCGGGCACCGCGTGGTGGTGTCGCTCGTGGACGCGGCCGACGCCGGCACCGCGACGCAGATCCTCGCGCGCCACGGGGAGGGCGTACCCGTGGTCGGCGCCGACGGCCGCAGCATCGAGGTGGCCGTCACCGAGGGACCGCGGGCCCTCCAGTACATCCTGTCCGACCTCGGGGAGGGTGGCATCCCCCTGCACGACGCCGGTATGCGGCGCCCCAGCCTCGACGACGTGTTCCTGCAGCTGACCGGACACCGCGCGGAGGCCACCGAACAGTCGGCACCCCAGAAGGAGGCAGCAGCATGA
- a CDS encoding MFS transporter, which translates to MKPSVRAAMFATYAIFGLNGLVFASWAARIPAASNTLGLGSGQTGTLLLIGAIGSVLSLPLAGLAAARFGTGNTVRLGGTAAGLAAVAVALGLVTVSVPVVAVGLFLFGSGIALWDVGQNIEGADVERRVGRTIMPRFHAAFSGGAFVGALIGAGLSALDIPLSTHLVAVAVLSLAVSLWTPRYFLPDTARGGAEDGAVPSRSRGRGLGAWGEPRTLLIGLVVLGAALTEGAANDWVAKATVDGLGTTESTGAVMFAVFVAAMTALRFVGGPLIDRFGRVRVLQAGLGSSLAGLVLFVVAPSVPLAAAGAILWGAGAALGFPMGMSAAADDPEHAAARVSVVSTIGYTAFLAGPPLLGFLGDVVGIRTALLAVGVTVLASFLVAPVARERTAYSTEALRTDPDRIA; encoded by the coding sequence ATGAAGCCCTCCGTCCGAGCAGCCATGTTCGCCACCTACGCGATCTTCGGGCTCAATGGACTCGTGTTCGCCAGTTGGGCCGCCCGGATCCCCGCCGCTTCCAACACCCTGGGCCTCGGCTCGGGCCAGACGGGAACCCTCCTGCTCATCGGAGCCATCGGATCGGTCCTGTCCCTGCCGCTGGCAGGCCTCGCCGCCGCGCGTTTCGGCACCGGCAACACGGTCCGGCTCGGGGGGACCGCAGCCGGTCTGGCCGCGGTCGCCGTCGCGCTCGGCCTCGTGACCGTCTCGGTACCGGTGGTCGCCGTCGGGCTGTTCCTCTTCGGGAGCGGCATCGCCCTCTGGGACGTGGGACAGAACATCGAGGGGGCCGACGTCGAACGCCGGGTCGGGCGGACCATCATGCCCCGCTTCCACGCCGCGTTCAGCGGCGGCGCGTTCGTGGGCGCCCTGATCGGGGCAGGACTGTCGGCGCTCGACATACCGCTCTCCACCCACCTCGTCGCCGTCGCCGTCCTCAGCCTCGCCGTGTCGCTGTGGACGCCCCGCTACTTCCTGCCGGACACCGCCCGAGGTGGGGCCGAGGACGGCGCGGTACCGAGCCGGTCCCGCGGCAGGGGCCTCGGCGCCTGGGGCGAGCCCCGGACCCTGCTGATCGGCCTCGTGGTGCTGGGCGCCGCGCTGACCGAGGGCGCCGCGAACGACTGGGTGGCGAAGGCCACCGTGGACGGACTGGGGACCACGGAGAGCACCGGTGCCGTCATGTTCGCCGTCTTCGTCGCCGCCATGACGGCGCTGCGCTTCGTCGGTGGCCCCCTGATCGACAGGTTCGGCCGTGTCCGGGTCCTCCAGGCAGGCCTGGGCTCCTCCCTCGCAGGACTCGTGCTCTTCGTCGTCGCCCCCAGCGTGCCGCTGGCGGCCGCCGGGGCGATCCTCTGGGGTGCGGGAGCCGCCCTCGGTTTCCCGATGGGCATGTCCGCCGCAGCGGACGACCCCGAACATGCCGCGGCGCGGGTCTCGGTGGTCTCCACCATCGGATACACGGCGTTCCTCGCCGGCCCGCCGCTCCTCGGCTTCCTGGGCGATGTCGTCGGGATCCGCACGGCGCTGCTCGCCGTGGGGGTCACCGTCCTGGCGTCCTTCCTCGTCGCACCGGTCGCGCGCGAGCGGACCGCCTACTCCACCGAGGCATTGCGGACAGATCCTGACCGAATCGCCTAG